The following are encoded together in the uncultured Sphaerochaeta sp. genome:
- a CDS encoding ATP-binding protein: protein MLNRPLYYEKIRPFINKPFIKVITGIRRCGKSTMMMLIQQLLTEEGVESKQIISINFESMKYYHLRTSLALYNYVSELLKTMKSPAYVFFDEIQIVEDWEEAVNSLFLDFQIDMYITGSNSQLLSSELSTLLTGRFIHIEMQVLSFSEMLEFRSSKTDTQENLLWLYIRQGGFPAVHLTSDYDEKATYMIINDIFDSIVLRDVVQRYKIRDVELLRRILNFIADSVGNTISAKRIADYFKSQARKVDINTVYTYLDALVSSFLITRVQRYDIQGRELLKTQEKYYLADTGLQHAVFGYRDRHISGILENIVYNELVRRGYTVYIGKLDTREVDFIAEQPPKKLYVQVAFKLESEETIQREFAPLLSIRDSYPKFVVTMDPHFQDTIEGVRHIGLYQFLTDEHLF from the coding sequence ATGCTCAATCGACCGTTGTATTATGAGAAGATCAGACCATTTATAAACAAACCCTTTATTAAAGTAATCACAGGGATTCGTCGATGTGGAAAATCGACCATGATGATGCTCATACAACAACTCCTAACCGAAGAGGGAGTAGAGAGCAAGCAAATTATCTCAATCAACTTTGAGAGTATGAAGTACTACCACTTACGCACTTCACTTGCTTTATACAACTATGTGTCAGAACTTCTCAAAACAATGAAGAGCCCTGCATATGTGTTCTTCGACGAAATACAGATAGTGGAGGATTGGGAAGAAGCAGTAAACTCACTATTCCTCGATTTCCAAATTGACATGTATATCACAGGGTCAAACTCACAGCTTCTTTCATCAGAGCTCTCCACCCTGCTTACTGGCCGCTTCATTCATATAGAGATGCAGGTATTGTCCTTTAGCGAGATGCTGGAATTCAGATCAAGCAAGACGGATACACAAGAAAATCTGCTTTGGCTCTATATCAGACAAGGAGGTTTTCCTGCTGTTCATCTGACCTCCGATTACGATGAAAAAGCTACATATATGATCATCAACGATATCTTCGATTCCATCGTCCTTCGTGATGTGGTCCAGCGATATAAAATACGGGATGTCGAGCTTTTACGGAGAATTCTGAACTTCATCGCTGACTCAGTCGGGAATACCATTTCTGCAAAACGCATTGCCGATTATTTCAAGAGCCAAGCAAGAAAGGTTGACATCAATACCGTCTACACGTACCTCGATGCATTGGTTAGCTCTTTCCTGATCACGAGAGTCCAACGATATGATATCCAAGGTAGAGAACTACTGAAAACACAAGAAAAGTACTACCTTGCCGATACCGGTCTTCAACATGCCGTCTTTGGATATAGGGATAGGCATATATCTGGTATACTGGAGAATATTGTGTATAACGAGTTGGTCAGACGGGGATACACGGTATACATAGGAAAGCTGGATACCCGGGAAGTCGACTTCATTGCAGAACAACCTCCAAAGAAACTGTATGTGCAAGTTGCCTTCAAATTAGAAAGTGAAGAAACTATACAAAGAGAATTTGCACCGCTACTCTCCATCCGTGATTCTTATCCGAAATTCGTGGTAACAATGGATCCTCACTTCCAAGACACCATTGAAGGAGTACGACATATAGGGTTATATCAGTTTCTCACTGATGAACATCTGTTTTAA
- a CDS encoding ATP-binding protein codes for MAISLAEICIDQRLRAYYITMSDLAMKLVEAKKVGKLKRVMASLMRPSLLVIDELGYDHLDLEASELIFKLVESRYEQKSIVVTSNFPISRWSEVFGSDALTQVIADRLIHHAEIINIKGKSHRLKNHL; via the coding sequence ATAGCTATCTCCCTTGCAGAGATATGTATAGACCAGAGACTGAGGGCGTACTACATCACCATGTCGGACCTGGCGATGAAGCTTGTCGAGGCCAAGAAGGTAGGGAAGCTGAAACGGGTGATGGCAAGCTTGATGCGTCCATCATTGTTGGTGATTGATGAGTTGGGTTATGACCATCTGGATTTGGAAGCCTCGGAACTGATCTTCAAACTTGTGGAATCCCGTTATGAGCAGAAAAGCATCGTGGTGACAAGCAACTTTCCAATCTCTCGGTGGTCGGAGGTGTTTGGTAGTGACGCTCTTACCCAGGTCATTGCAGACAGACTCATTCATCATGCCGAGATTATCAATATCAAAGGTAAAAGTCATCGCCTGAAGAATCATCTCTAG
- a CDS encoding AAA family ATPase, with protein MELERKIYDKLLAWKHTSNGKTALLIEGARRTGKSTIARKFGKEHYDSFVLLDFAIASKKIKDNFHENLNDLDTFFQIISLEYNVQLFKRKTLIIFDEIQKFPKAREAIKYLVADGRYDYLETGSLISIKENVENILIPSEEEKLKMYPLDFEEFLMAAQETVLLGYIKECYEKKTPLDEKFHRKAARLFREYLLVGGMPQSVVAYYENNKDFHKADKAKRQILSLYRDDIKKAARKYKSKVSGLFENLPGFLSTHDKKVVLRKIDGNKTFDQYDDPLFWLGDSMICNICYKCTDPNVGMSLHKDTSSVKCYMGDTGLLVSLAFSENQIASMNLYKQIMDGKLSINEGMIHENAIAQALVAKGKDLYFYTHYSQEKRRNDIEIDFLVSDEGDTRIKLYPIEVKSSKNYTTVSYDAFKAKFGKKIGVSYVVHPKTFQIVNDGYRVPSYMFFCLF; from the coding sequence ATGGAACTAGAAAGAAAGATATATGATAAATTACTTGCATGGAAGCATACTTCGAATGGAAAGACTGCGCTATTGATTGAAGGTGCTCGTAGAACCGGGAAATCTACAATTGCAAGAAAATTTGGGAAAGAGCATTATGACTCATTTGTTTTATTGGATTTTGCGATTGCATCTAAAAAGATTAAAGATAACTTCCATGAGAACCTGAATGACCTCGATACGTTCTTTCAGATTATCTCCCTCGAATATAATGTTCAGCTTTTTAAGAGAAAAACCTTGATCATCTTCGATGAAATACAAAAGTTCCCAAAGGCGCGAGAAGCAATTAAATATCTGGTTGCGGATGGAAGATATGATTATTTGGAAACAGGATCCTTGATCTCAATCAAGGAAAATGTGGAAAATATTCTTATCCCTTCTGAAGAAGAGAAATTGAAAATGTATCCATTGGACTTCGAAGAGTTTTTGATGGCAGCACAGGAAACTGTCTTGTTAGGATATATCAAAGAGTGTTACGAAAAGAAAACCCCTCTTGATGAAAAATTCCATCGTAAGGCAGCAAGGCTATTTCGTGAATACTTGCTTGTGGGAGGTATGCCACAGAGTGTTGTGGCTTATTATGAAAACAATAAGGATTTTCATAAGGCTGATAAAGCCAAACGCCAAATCTTATCCCTTTACCGGGATGATATAAAGAAAGCGGCAAGAAAATATAAATCAAAGGTTTCTGGCTTATTTGAAAACTTGCCTGGATTTCTTTCAACACATGATAAGAAAGTGGTATTGCGCAAAATCGATGGCAATAAGACATTTGACCAGTATGATGACCCGCTGTTCTGGCTTGGTGACTCAATGATTTGTAATATTTGCTACAAATGCACAGATCCAAATGTAGGTATGTCATTGCATAAGGATACGTCATCTGTTAAATGCTATATGGGTGATACTGGACTATTGGTTAGCTTGGCGTTTTCAGAAAACCAGATTGCATCGATGAATCTCTATAAGCAAATTATGGATGGTAAGTTGTCCATAAATGAGGGGATGATACATGAAAATGCCATTGCACAAGCGCTTGTCGCAAAGGGTAAGGACCTCTATTTCTATACGCACTATTCCCAAGAGAAACGAAGAAATGACATTGAGATTGATTTCCTTGTTTCAGATGAGGGTGATACAAGAATAAAGCTGTACCCTATAGAAGTGAAGTCTTCAAAAAACTATACAACTGTATCATATGATGCTTTTAAAGCAAAATTTGGAAAGAAGATAGGTGTATCATATGTTGTGCATCCCAAGACATTTCAAATTGTAAACGATGGCTATAGGGTCCCCTCCTATATGTTCTTTTGTCTTTTTTAA
- a CDS encoding helix-turn-helix transcriptional regulator: MTIDMDSIGKRLQELRLQSGLKQKHIADYLGVDQSLIARFESGDRGMTTSTLEKLATLYCCPVSTILSGDPCDSSIQFSFRANDMNTEDLEALAAINAVVLNQMAMDDIDR; this comes from the coding sequence ATGACAATCGATATGGATTCAATCGGAAAAAGACTACAAGAACTACGATTACAATCAGGATTGAAGCAAAAACATATTGCTGATTATCTTGGCGTTGATCAGAGCTTAATTGCAAGATTCGAAAGTGGCGACCGAGGAATGACCACAAGTACACTTGAAAAACTCGCTACATTGTATTGTTGTCCTGTAAGCACAATCCTATCTGGGGATCCGTGTGATTCTTCAATACAATTCTCTTTCAGAGCAAATGATATGAATACAGAAGATTTGGAGGCATTGGCAGCAATCAATGCTGTTGTATTGAACCAAATGGCGATGGATGACATAGACAGGTGA